A window of Haliscomenobacter hydrossis DSM 1100 contains these coding sequences:
- the serS gene encoding serine--tRNA ligase — MLQVNFIRNNKERVLAGLKKRNAKEDLFQTVESILELDELRKRLKTELDDLNAERNRFSTEIGALMKQGKKEEAEQFRSQVVGLKERSAVIEEDLKSSEGQLTELLYLVPNIPHESVPVGITPEDNEIFRPGPEPELGESALPHWELAAKYKVFDLELGVKLTGAGFPVYRGKGAKLERALINFFLDEASAAGYEEIIPPLMVNEDSARGTGQLPDKEAQMYHVTLDNLYLIPTAEVPVTNIYRDEILDAAALPIKMTAYTPCFRREAGSYGAHVRGLNRVHQFDKIEIVQIVHPDKSYDTLMEMLEHVAGLLNKLGLPFRILRLCGGDMGFTSALTFDFEVWSAAQKRWLEVSSVSNFETFQSNRMKMRFREGRDKDIQLVHTLNGSALALARIVASILENNQTPEGIVIPEVLRKYTGFDLLN, encoded by the coding sequence ATGTTACAAGTCAATTTTATCCGGAACAACAAGGAGCGCGTCCTGGCCGGATTGAAGAAAAGAAACGCCAAAGAGGACCTTTTCCAAACCGTTGAATCGATCCTCGAGCTCGACGAGTTGCGCAAGAGATTAAAAACGGAGTTGGACGATTTGAATGCCGAACGCAACCGCTTTTCCACCGAAATCGGTGCTTTGATGAAACAAGGCAAAAAAGAGGAAGCCGAACAATTCCGCAGCCAGGTAGTGGGTTTGAAAGAGCGCTCTGCTGTGATTGAAGAGGATTTAAAATCATCAGAAGGGCAACTTACTGAACTACTTTACCTCGTTCCGAATATTCCGCATGAATCCGTCCCGGTGGGAATCACTCCTGAGGATAACGAAATTTTTCGGCCAGGACCCGAGCCGGAATTGGGAGAATCGGCATTGCCGCACTGGGAACTTGCCGCCAAGTACAAGGTGTTCGACCTGGAGCTGGGGGTTAAATTGACTGGGGCTGGATTTCCGGTTTATCGCGGGAAAGGAGCAAAATTGGAACGCGCACTGATCAATTTTTTCCTGGATGAAGCAAGCGCAGCGGGATATGAAGAAATCATCCCACCACTTATGGTCAATGAAGACTCTGCACGGGGAACCGGACAATTGCCAGACAAGGAGGCGCAAATGTACCATGTAACCCTGGATAACCTCTACCTTATCCCTACAGCTGAAGTTCCCGTTACGAATATTTACCGCGACGAAATTCTCGACGCTGCCGCCTTGCCCATCAAAATGACGGCTTATACGCCTTGTTTTCGCCGGGAAGCGGGTTCTTATGGTGCGCATGTACGTGGACTGAACCGCGTGCACCAGTTCGACAAAATCGAGATTGTACAAATTGTGCATCCCGATAAATCGTATGATACCCTCATGGAGATGTTGGAGCACGTTGCTGGACTGCTCAATAAATTGGGTTTGCCCTTCCGTATCCTGCGCTTGTGTGGTGGAGACATGGGCTTTACTTCAGCGCTCACCTTTGATTTCGAGGTGTGGAGTGCGGCTCAAAAACGCTGGCTCGAAGTGAGTTCGGTGTCCAATTTTGAGACGTTTCAGTCTAACCGCATGAAAATGCGTTTCCGCGAAGGCAGAGACAAAGACATTCAATTGGTACACACCCTGAATGGTAGCGCCCTGGCTTTGGCACGGATCGTGGCTTCCATTCTGGAAAACAACCAAACTCCGGAGGGAATTGTTATTCCTGAAGTATTGCGTAAGTACACGGGTTTTGATTTGCTCAATTGA
- a CDS encoding zinc metallopeptidase — MMNAEYLGFMLIGGFFSIIGFIVSARLQSKFKHYSQIRIRSGLTGKEIAEAMLRHYGINDVQVIPAQGILTDHYNPATKTVALSEAVYATNSIAAAAVAAHECGHAVQHATAYSMLQLRSKLVPIVNFSAMTQQWLLIGSFMLINTVPQLLLITAIVFGVTALFSFVTLPVEFDASRRALAWLNESGMARGEEYAGAKDALWWAAMTYVVAAISALVMVVYLLLRYLGASRN; from the coding sequence ATGATGAACGCAGAGTATTTAGGTTTTATGCTGATCGGTGGATTTTTTTCCATCATTGGCTTCATCGTCAGTGCTCGCTTACAGTCCAAATTTAAACATTATAGCCAGATTCGGATTCGTTCGGGCCTGACGGGTAAAGAAATTGCCGAAGCCATGTTGCGGCATTATGGCATCAACGATGTACAAGTCATTCCTGCACAAGGGATTTTGACCGACCATTACAATCCCGCTACCAAAACGGTGGCATTGAGTGAGGCGGTTTATGCCACCAACAGCATTGCGGCTGCAGCAGTAGCTGCTCACGAGTGTGGCCACGCGGTACAACACGCTACCGCTTATAGCATGCTGCAACTCCGTTCCAAACTGGTGCCCATCGTGAATTTTTCAGCCATGACTCAGCAATGGTTGTTGATTGGATCATTTATGCTCATCAACACCGTGCCCCAGCTCTTGCTGATCACCGCAATTGTATTTGGCGTAACTGCCTTATTCAGCTTCGTCACCCTTCCTGTTGAGTTCGACGCCAGTCGCAGGGCATTGGCCTGGCTGAATGAATCGGGTATGGCGCGTGGTGAGGAATACGCCGGAGCCAAGGATGCCTTGTGGTGGGCGGCGATGACGTATGTAGTGGCGGCCATTTCGGCGCTGGTGATGGTGGTTTATCTGTTGCTGAGGTATTTGGGAGCGTCGCGGAATTAG